CTGGATTTGTCggtatgttttgttttgcagggatAATCGCATAGTGAATTGGGATTGTGTGTTGCGCACAGCAATATCTGACATTGAGGTCAGTCTTCTCCTTTTACCATCATattttccctaattttttttagcatTTATGGAATTTTCTTGGTGTATAAAGGTGGATTACATTGATATAGAAGAAAGGACACTACTGATGGTTCCTGGATATGAGAACCCTGTGGAGTTTGGCATTCTAACTTCTTTTGCATACCCTCTGGAGGAAGATTTAGGTGAGATTGTGGTGGCCACCACAAGAGTGGAAACTATGCTTGGTGATACTGCTATTGCTGTGCACCCTAATGACGAGAGGTATCGGCATCTTCATGGAAAACATGCCATCCATCCTTTCAATGGAAGAAGGATTCGTATAGTATGTGATGAAATTCTTGTTGATCCAGAATTTGGGACTGGTGCTGTGAAGGTATAGTTTAACATATAAGTTGCAAGTGATTGCattaaatttcttttcctagTTTATGTTTCAGGGATGTAAAGGttttttgctctttttctTTGCCTCCCGCAGATTACCCCAGCCCATGATCCTAATGACTTTAATGTTGGAAAGCGCCATAATCTTGAGTTCATTAACATCTTTACTGATGACGGAAAAATAAGCCAGGAGGGTGGAGAATTTGCAGGAATGCCACGTTTCAAAGCCCGAGAGGCAGTGACTGAAGCACTAAAGAAGAAGGTATCTATTTTACATTACTACAGTGCTTTGAAACCTATATACTGATCATCAAGGTACCTATGTGACTGATAAATGCTTGACGAAGAGATCGGTGTATTTGTTATTGGTGGTGACCTCCTGAGCTAGACTGTCGCTGCTAGAAGTAATATCTCTGACACTTTGACCGACACTCTCCTTCCTCTCTTCAATACTCTTGTCCACCTGGATACTCTGTCAAACAATGAATTTTGAAGCTGAAATTGTTTGCATTCCCTTCATCCCATACACAGAAATTTAACGTAATTTGTAATTGCATCACTTATCAGCATCATCAGTCTGTCGTTGCACAATCTTGCTAGTTGATGGAGGGTACTGTCTATTTGCGTCAGTTTCTCTATGGTGTTATGAATGTTTTGATGACAGTTTTCTCATGGCATTTAGGGCCTCTTCAAAGAAGCAAAGAACAATGAGATGCGCCTTGGAATTTGCTCTAGAAGCCAAGATGTTGTGGAACCCATGATAAAGCCCCAATGGTACCTTAAATGCCATGGTATGGGAAAGCAAGCCCTTGATGCTGCCATAGAAGATGAAGATAGAAAGCTTGAGATCATCCCCAGACAGTATACTTCTGAATGGAAGAGGTCTTATCCTTTGAAACATGCATgcgttatttatttatttattttttgtcacttttattttctttctatacTTCATCAGTTtcctataaaagaaaaaaaattacttagtTCTGGTCTAACTATCACAGATGGCTTGAAAACATTCGTGATTGGTGCGTTTCGAGGCAACTTTGGTGGGGTCACCGTGTTCCTGCTTGGTATATTGTATATCAGAGTGATAAGCCGGAATATTTTGGAGTAGTTGATGCGCGATGGGTGGTTGCAAGAAATGAGGAAGAGGCTCATGCACAGGCTAGTGATACATATGAGGGGAAGTTTCAATTAATTCAGGATCCTGATGTCCTTGACACATGGTTTTCTTCTGGTCTCTTCCCAATGTCTGTGTTGGGCTGGCCAGATGACACTGAAGATCTAAAGGCGTTTTATCCGACTTCAGTTCTTGAAACTGGGCatgatattctttttttctgggtTGCCCGTATGGTCATGCTCGGAATGACATTGGGTGGCAATGTACCTTTTACCAAGGTGtgcataattttttcattttttatattatagaTGGGGATCCATGCTATAAAcagcttttaaaaaaaaagtggagTGAGGCACATCTCATAGCAAGGCATcaggatttttttaaaaaaagcatcTTTTGTTTAGCTAGCTTCTTCTCATAGCAAGAAGCTGAAAACAAGCTTTCCCTCATTCAAATCAGGAggctttttgtttattattatgtatatattttttcatttcattaagGGTGGGTTTTAAAACAAGCAAGTGGAAGTAAGCTGCAAGATTGTGCACTTTATGCTCTGATTTTATGCACAGAAAGCGTgtgatgatttttattttatgttttgcttACTGAAGTGACAGTGAACTTTTGTCGGTCTGCAGGTATATTTGCACCCGATGATTCGTGATGCACATGGGCGTAAAATGTCGAAATCGTTGGGAAATGTCATTGATCCAGTTGATGTAATAAATGGTGTCACCCTTGAAGGTCTACAGAAGAAGCTTTTAGAGGGAAATTTGGATGCCAAGGAAGTAGCTTCCTCGGAAGAAGGTCTAAAGAAAGACTTTCCTAATGGGATTGAGGAATGTGGTGCAGATGCACTGCGTTTTGCTCTTGTGTCTTATACTGCTCAGGTTTAGACTTCTGTCTTACTATTTTATTCAAGTAATTGTTTTCTCAAATGGATCTAATAATCTATTTCATTATCTTGACAGCATGATAAGATAAATCTGGACGTCCAAAGGGTTGAGGGCTATAGTATCTGGTGTAATAAATTGTGGAATGCAGTACGATTTGCTCTGAGCATACTTGGGGATGAATATGTTCCACCTTCAAGTGTAAATCCAAATGTGTTTCCATTTAGTTGCCAGTGGATACTCTCGGTACTGAATAAGGCCATATCCAAAACTGCTTTGTCACTGGAATCGTACGAGTTATCAGATGCAGCCACTGCAGTGCATGCTTGGTGGCAGTACCAGTTGTGTGATGTTTTTATTGAAGCTATCAAGCCTTACTTTTCTGGTAACGATCCAAAGTTTGTGTCTGAAAGGGGTTTTGCACGAGACACACTATGGTTATGTCTTGACAATGGGCTGCGGTTGCTCCATCCGTTTATGCCATTTATCACAGAAGAACTGTGGCAGCGTCTTCCATCTTCAGGGAGTCACAAGAGGGCAACATCAATTATGATATGTGATTACCCATCCACTATAGAGGTTAGTTTAGTTTTACTAAAAGAGAGGCACAACAGAATAAATGCATAGTTGCTTTCTTTGAACATGCACGTAGTAATGTGATATGATATCCGATAAACCATAGTATAATTGTGTAAAACCTTCGGCTGAATTTACACAGCGGCCACAAGCTCATGCAGGCCATGTCCCAAGTTCATATGGATCgtggtttgttttaagttCTTTCACTATtcacttgatatttatttttcttatattgTTGTGTAATAAATGAGGAAATtgcttttttttcctctcgtcctcttttttaacttttaactATGTTGCTGACCAGCCTAAACTAGAGGCAAATGGTCCTGCAAAAAGTTCACATGCTTCATTACTCTTCTTAGGCCATAAAGGACTGCACATACAATGTTTGACTATTGATCTGAACTGAGTTTGTGTAGTAACTACCTCCGTCATGTTATTCTTCCAGTACTGGACAAATGGAAGGGTGGAGTCTGAGATGAACCTTATAGAGTCTCTTGTGAAATCTCTCCGTTCACTTGCAAAAGAAAGTCGTGAAAGGTACATCTTGTTAGTGCAGTGTGACATCTTTCCTGTTTCTTAAGATCTCTGAACTTTTGATATGTCATGTTATAAGTTGGATATAACCAGTTTCTCATTCTCTTTCTATGTGTTCTTTTAGGCGATCAGCTTTTGTGATTTGTCAAACGATTTTGGATCGGCAGATAATA
The window above is part of the Prunus dulcis chromosome 1, ALMONDv2, whole genome shotgun sequence genome. Proteins encoded here:
- the LOC117616564 gene encoding valine--tRNA ligase, mitochondrial 1-like isoform X1, with the translated sequence MSPGIEEADVIKKKKKETKAKEKELKKQKALNKALKLQEQQASPCTSKTSKKRIVRLYDEEDENAKDPETPFGEKKRMAGQMTKIYHPRAVEKSWYEWWEKMGFFLADANSSKPPFVIVLPPPNVTGTLHIGHALTAAIEVTSLHKLLSLCSPSVRVFKESCMSFCYMQDTIIRWRRMSGYNTLWVPGMDHAGIATQVVVEKKLMSEKHLTRHDIGREEFVAEVWEWKKKHGSTILQQLRRLGASLDWSRECFTMDQKRSNAVTEAFVRLHKQGLLYRDNRIVNWDCVLRTAISDIEVDYIDIEERTLLMVPGYENPVEFGILTSFAYPLEEDLGEIVVATTRVETMLGDTAIAVHPNDERYRHLHGKHAIHPFNGRRIRIVCDEILVDPEFGTGAVKITPAHDPNDFNVGKRHNLEFINIFTDDGKISQEGGEFAGMPRFKAREAVTEALKKKGLFKEAKNNEMRLGICSRSQDVVEPMIKPQWYLKCHGMGKQALDAAIEDEDRKLEIIPRQYTSEWKRWLENIRDWCVSRQLWWGHRVPAWYIVYQSDKPEYFGVVDARWVVARNEEEAHAQASDTYEGKFQLIQDPDVLDTWFSSGLFPMSVLGWPDDTEDLKAFYPTSVLETGHDILFFWVARMVMLGMTLGGNVPFTKVYLHPMIRDAHGRKMSKSLGNVIDPVDVINGVTLEGLQKKLLEGNLDAKEVASSEEGLKKDFPNGIEECGADALRFALVSYTAQHDKINLDVQRVEGYSIWCNKLWNAVRFALSILGDEYVPPSSVNPNVFPFSCQWILSVLNKAISKTALSLESYELSDAATAVHAWWQYQLCDVFIEAIKPYFSGNDPKFVSERGFARDTLWLCLDNGLRLLHPFMPFITEELWQRLPSSGSHKRATSIMICDYPSTIEYWTNGRVESEMNLIESLVKSLRSLAKESRERRSAFVICQTILDRQIICSHQLEIETLAYLSSLTVVSPNDCFPLPTESDGYVMSDVNENLSVFLKVPRVKADPEKIREKMEKLILQRENLLLMISAPGYQEKTSEKIQESNAHKLASLEKQMKSLKMQS
- the LOC117616564 gene encoding valine--tRNA ligase, mitochondrial 1-like isoform X2; amino-acid sequence: MSPGIEEADVIKKKKKETKAKEKELKKQKALNKALKLQEQQASPCTSKTSKKRIVRLYDEEDENAKDPETPFGEKKRMAGQMTKIYHPRAVEKSWYEWWEKMGFFLADANSSKPPFVIVLPPPNVTGTLHIGHALTAAIEDTIIRWRRMSGYNTLWVPGMDHAGIATQVVVEKKLMSEKHLTRHDIGREEFVAEVWEWKKKHGSTILQQLRRLGASLDWSRECFTMDQKRSNAVTEAFVRLHKQGLLYRDNRIVNWDCVLRTAISDIEVDYIDIEERTLLMVPGYENPVEFGILTSFAYPLEEDLGEIVVATTRVETMLGDTAIAVHPNDERYRHLHGKHAIHPFNGRRIRIVCDEILVDPEFGTGAVKITPAHDPNDFNVGKRHNLEFINIFTDDGKISQEGGEFAGMPRFKAREAVTEALKKKGLFKEAKNNEMRLGICSRSQDVVEPMIKPQWYLKCHGMGKQALDAAIEDEDRKLEIIPRQYTSEWKRWLENIRDWCVSRQLWWGHRVPAWYIVYQSDKPEYFGVVDARWVVARNEEEAHAQASDTYEGKFQLIQDPDVLDTWFSSGLFPMSVLGWPDDTEDLKAFYPTSVLETGHDILFFWVARMVMLGMTLGGNVPFTKVYLHPMIRDAHGRKMSKSLGNVIDPVDVINGVTLEGLQKKLLEGNLDAKEVASSEEGLKKDFPNGIEECGADALRFALVSYTAQHDKINLDVQRVEGYSIWCNKLWNAVRFALSILGDEYVPPSSVNPNVFPFSCQWILSVLNKAISKTALSLESYELSDAATAVHAWWQYQLCDVFIEAIKPYFSGNDPKFVSERGFARDTLWLCLDNGLRLLHPFMPFITEELWQRLPSSGSHKRATSIMICDYPSTIEYWTNGRVESEMNLIESLVKSLRSLAKESRERRSAFVICQTILDRQIICSHQLEIETLAYLSSLTVVSPNDCFPLPTESDGYVMSDVNENLSVFLKVPRVKADPEKIREKMEKLILQRENLLLMISAPGYQEKTSEKIQESNAHKLASLEKQMKSLKMQS